A section of the Cottoperca gobio chromosome 17, fCotGob3.1, whole genome shotgun sequence genome encodes:
- the LOC115022610 gene encoding solute carrier family 25 member 36-A-like has product MSQRDTLVHLFAGGCGGTVGAILTCPLEVVKTRLQSSSITLYISEVQLSTVNGASVARVAPPGPLHCLKLILAREGPRSLFRGLGPNLVGVAPSRAIYFAAYSTAKEKLNGVLEPDSTQVHMVSAGLAGFTAITATNPIWLIKTRLQLETRTRGERRMNAFECLRRVYQMDGLRGLYRGMSASYAGISETVIHFVIYEGIKRKLLESKAHSSMDKEDESVKDASDFVGMMLAAATSKTCATSIAYPHEVIRTRLREEGSKYRSFFQTLLTVSREEGYRALYRGLTTHLVRQIPNTAIMMCTYEVVVYLLSR; this is encoded by the exons ATGAGCCAAAGGGACACACTGGTTCATTTGTTCGCTGGAGG ATGTGGTGGCACAGTGGGCGCAATTTTGACTTGTCCTCTGGAGGTTGTGAAGACCAGACTGCAGTCCTCTTCCATCACTCTCTACATCTCTGAAGTCCAGCTCAGCACCGTCAATGGAGCCAGTGTGGCCCGCGTTGCTCCACCAGGGCCTCTGCACTGTCTCAA GTTAATACTAGCGAGAGAGGGACCTCGTTCCCTCTTCAGAGGACTGGGACCCAACCTTGTGGGCGTGGCACCTTCCAG GGCGATCTACTTTGCGGCCTATTCAACAGCGAAGGAGAAGCTGAATGGCGTGCTGGAGCCAGACTCTACCCAAGTGCACATGGTGTCGGCTGGGCTGGCAG GGTTCACCGCCATCACAGCCACCAATCCCATCTGGCTGATCAAGACGCGTCTGCAgctggaaaccag AACCCGGGGTGAGCGGCGAATGAATGCATTCGAGTGCCTGCGGCGGGTGTACCAGATGGATGGCCTGCGAGGTCTCTACAGGGGCATGTCGGCCTCATACGCTGGCATCTCTGAGACCGTTATCCACTTTGTCATCTATGAGGGCATCAAACGCAAACTGCTGGAGTCTAAGGCCCACTCCAGCATGGACAAAGAGGATGAGTCAGTCAAAGACGCCTCAGACTTTGTGGGCATGATGCTCGCAGCAGCCACCTCTAAGACCTGTGCCACCTCCATCGCCTACCCTCATG AGGTGATCCGCACACGGCTACGTGAGGAAGGCAGCAAGTATCGCTCCTTCTTTCAAACTCTGCTGACGGTATCCAGGGAGGAGGGATACCGGGCACTGTACCGCGGCCTAACCACCCATCTTGTCAGACAGATCCCCAACACGGCCATCATGATGTGCACCTATGAAGTGGTGGTCTACCTGCTCAGCCGTTAG